The genomic interval GCCGCCGAACCGCTCATCGCGCGCTGCACCTCGGCCTCCATCGCGAAGGCCGGGTCGAACTCGACCAGCGCGGCCGTGCCGAACAGGGCGACGCCCAGCGCCGCACCGGCCGCGCCGTAGGTGGCATAGGCCGGGGAGTGCCTCGGTTCGAGGTGCCGGTGTTGCCGGCGCAGGTCACGCAGCAGTGCGTCCGCCGCCCGGGTCCGGCGCGGCACCACGCAGAGCAGCACCACGCTGGTGGGCGCCAGCACCAGCAGGCTCAGCCCGAGGTAGCCGACCGGCTGGCCGCCGACCAGGCCGGCGACCAGCCGGGCCAGGCCGACCGCCACCAGCCCGAGCAGCAGCACCGGCCCGATCCGGGCGACCGGGCGGGCCGACGAGGGCAGCGCCAGGCCGCTGCGGGTCAGGTCGGCCCGGAGCGCGGCGAGCGCCGCGAGGACCTGCGGGTCGCTGTCGAGGGCCCGTCCGGGTACCCCGTGCGCGGCGGCCCGGTGCACGGCGGCGTCGAGCGGGGTGGCCGGTACCGGCAACGGTCCGGTCTGCGTCAGCCGGTGCTGCGGTGCGGTGCCGATCGCCCCGGCCGCGCGGAGCGCGCCGAGGGTGGCGTGCACGGCCAGCCGGTCACCGCCGGCCAGCCAGGCGAGCTGGACGGGATGTAGCCGCTCGGCCCCCGGTGGGCGGCGCCCGGCGAAGCCGAGCAGCCGGTGGGCCAGGGTGCCGAGCAGGACGACTCCGGCGATCGCCAGGTAGCCGCTCAGGAAGACCGGGCCGGACACGCCCCAGGTCTCGGTGTGCAGGGTCAGCGCGTCCATCCGGTGCCTCCAGGCGTACGGGGGCGGACTGTCACCATTGTGGATCGGCCGTGCCAGCCGGCCGGGTCGCGGTTCGGCAAACCTCCCGAGCCGCTCGACCGGCGGCCCGGCCGGCAGCCGAGGACCGGTAGGCCCGGACCGGCAGCCCCGACCGGCGCCGCTCGGGGCGACCGGGCCGACCCGTGCTCAGCCCTCGGGGCGGCGTACCGCCTCCTCGACCAGGTCGAGCACCGGGCCGAGGTCGCCGGCCGGCCGGGCCATCGCCAGTTGCAGTACCAGGCCGTCGTAGGCCAGCTCCAGGAACCGGGCCAGCGTCTCGATCGGTACGTCGTCGCGCAGCACCCCGGCGTCCCGCTGCCGGGCCAGCCGATCCCGGGTGGCCTCGGCCAGACTCGCCGAACGTTCCGCCCAGCGCTGCGCGAACTCGGGGTCGGTGCGCAGTCGCCGGGACACCTCGAGCTGGCTGCCCAGCCAGCCGGTGGTGTCCGGCGAGGTGGCACCGGCGAGCAGGTCGCGCATGACCTGCACCAGGCCGTTGCGGGCGACCGTGGCGACCATCGCGGCGGCGTCGTCCTCGGCGACGGCGAGAAAGAGCGAGTCCTTGTCCCGGAAATGGTGGAAGATCGCTCCCCGGGAGAGCCCGGTCGCCTCTTCGAGCCGGCGCACCGTGGCACCCTCGTAGCCGTGGCGGGCGAAGCAGGCCCGGGCCGCGCCGAGAATCTCCTGACGGCGGGCGTCGAGCTGGTCCTGACTTACCCTGGGCACCATCCGATCGTGCCAGGCGGCGTCCGGGTATGCAATCCGTACGTACGTCTTGGGTTGTCGTCGACCGGTCGGCGCGACCGGGCCACTCAGCCCGACCGGCGTCCCACCATCAGCGCCTGGGCGCCCCGGCCCAGCCCGCCGGTGGCGTCGGAGAGCACCGTCTCGGCCAGCCCGGACCCGTACCCGTCCAGGGTGGTACCGGCCCGTACGTGCAGCCACTCCTCGGTCGGCTGCCGGTGCAGGTGCAGCGTCAGCTCGGTGTTGATGAACCACCACCGCTGCATGTCCAGCAGCCGGCTCAGCCCGTTGCCGGAGTCGGCGAGCAGGGCGACCCGCTGCAACGGGCTCGGCTCCTCGCCGGCCACCAGCGGAATCCGTTGCCGGGCCCAGGCCGAGGCGGGGCCGGGGCGCTCGAAGTGGCCCTCGACGAACCGCCAGTCGATCGCCCGCAGGTAGCCGATCTGCCAGCGCGGCTCGGTGAACCGGGACGGCTGCGCCGGCCGGGGCGGCGGCACCACCGGAGCGGTGACCGCCTCGGCGGGCAGGTCGACCGGGGTACGCCGGATCCGCCACACCCGGGCGCGCAGCGCCACCCGTCCGGCGGCGTGCAGCTCCGCCTCGACCAGTTCCACCGAGCGTCCGGGCCGGCCCACGGTGGCCCGTACCTCCACCTCGGCCACCGGCACGGCGCCGAGGAACTCCACCGTCAGCCGGCTGACCTGTGCCGCCCCCTCCAGCGAGCTGGGTGTCCGTTCCACGGCCCGGGCCAGCAGCGCGCACGGCGGTCCGCCGTGTTGCAGGCCGCTGCTCCACGGCCCCTCGGTGGCCGGGGTGGCGACGTACCGTTCGGGGTCGCCGGTGGGCAGGTAGAAGGCGTCGGGCACGGGCCGATTTTCCTCTCCGGCGCCGGTTTCGCAAGATCGGACGGGCTTCGCCGCCCGGTTATCATCGCGGCCGTGACGCAGACCACCGCCGGAGCGCCGGCCGCAGTACTGCCCGTCGCCGCGGTACAGGCCGAACCGGAACCCGGGAACGTCACCGGGAACGCCGGCTCCGCCGCCCGGCTGGTGGCGCGGGCCGCCGACGAGGGCGCCCGGGTCGTCGTGCTCCCGGAGTTGTTCCTGCCGGCGTACCATCCGCCGACCCTGGCCGACGATCCGGCCGGTACCGACGTGGCGGCCGACCACGACGGCCGGGTCGCGGACGCCCGGCTCGACCCGCTGCGCGCGGTCGCCCGGGATCGCCGGGTGGTGGTCGTGCTCGGCGCGGCGGTCCGGCACCCGGACGGCCGGCGGACCTGTTCGGCGCTGGTGGTGGACCGGGCCGGCCGGGTCGACGCCGGATACGCCAAACAGCACCTCTGGGGGCCGGACGAGAACGCGCTGTTCACCCCCGGGCGGAGCGGCGCGACCCTGCTGGTCGACGGTTGGCGGCTCGGTCTCGGCGTCTGCTACGACGGCTGCTTCCCGGAGCACGGCCGGGCGGCGGCGGCCGACGGGGCGCACGGCTACCTCTGCCCGAGCGGCTACCTGGTCGGCTCGGAACACCGGCGTGACCTCTACTACCGGGCCCGCGCGCTCGACAACACCATGTACGTGGTCTTCGCCAACGCCGCCGGCGGTGCGCCGCCGTGGCGGTTCAACGGCGGCGCGGCGGTCTACGACCCCGAGGGCCGGGTGCTGGGCCGGGCCGGGGACTCCGGCGAGGCCGTCGTCGTCGCGCGGCTCGACCCGGCCGAACTGCACCGGGTACGCGACGCGCACCGGATGCTCGCCGACCGGCTGCCCGAGCAGGGTCGGGTACGGACCCGGTTGACCGGTTGACGCCGTCGTCCGCCTGGCCAACCGGGCTTGTTTACATGCTGGGACTGTTGTCCGACCGGGTGCGTCCCGTACTGTGCGCAAGTGCCGCTGTTGCTCCTCGATCTGGACAACACTCTGCTCGACCGGGCGGGCCCGTTCCGCACCTGGGCGCAGGGGTTCCTGGACGAGATCGGGGCACCCGAGAGCGACATCGACTGGCTCCTCTCGGTGGACGCCGACGGCCTGACCAACCGCTGGGACGTGGCCGACGCGATCCGTGACCGGTACCGTCTCCGGATCCCCTCCATCGACCTGGTCGAGGCGCTGCACGAGGGAGTGGTGGAATACACCCGGCTCGATCCGCTGATCGCCTGCGCGCTGCGGATTGCCGACGACGCCGGCTGGGTGCCGGTGGCGGTCACCAACGGCACGCAGCGGCAACAGGAGATGAAGATCAGGCGTACCGGCCTGGACCGCTACCTGGCGGACTGGGTGATCTCCGAGGAGGTCGGGGTCAGCAAGCCGAATCCGCGGATCTTCGCGCTCGCCGCCGAGCGGGTCCGGATGCGGCTGCGCGGCGCCTGGATGGTCGGGGACAGCCCGGAGGCCGACATCGGCGGCGCCGCCGCGGTCGGGCTGCCCAGCGTCTGGCTGCACCGGGGCCGCCGCTGGATGGAGCGCCGGTACGCCCCGACCAAGACCGTGGACGGGCTGATCCCCGCCGTCGCCACGGTCCTCGCCGCCTGACCGCCTGATCGCCGCCTGACCGTCCGATCGCCGCCTGACCGTCCGATCGCGGTCGGCCATCTGATCGTGGTCGGCCGTCCGATCGCGGTCCGCCGGAGGCGTCGACCCGGCGCGGTAATTCGGTTGACCGTCGTCGTCGGGGTTGGCGAACATGTGCGCGTCGGAGGACCCTGCCCGGTCTCTCCGGGTCGTATCGCATCCCGGGCACCGCCCGGCCGAGTGGAAGGAGGAGTGACCGTGGCTGTCGTTGTGCTGCGTTTCCGCCTGCCTTCTTCCGACTCGACCAGAGGATTCCTCCAGTGCCACGCGATTATGACGACTATTCCGGTTCGGCCCGCTCCCGTGGCGGTCGCACCACCCGCCGGTTCGACGACGACGAGCCGCGCTTTCTGAAACGCAACCGGCACGCCACGACGGCCGCGTTCGACACCAACGCCGACACCGACACGCCGGACGTCGGCGACCGCTGGTCGACCTGGGACCAGGCGGTGCACGGGCCGGAGCCGCATCCCGACTGGCTGGTCACCGAGCTGGCCGCCGTCGACACCGAGCTGGGCGTGCTGAAGACCGGCAAGGAGGCGGACGTGCACCTGGTCCGCCGGGCCGTGCCGGACAGTGACCGGAGCTGCCTGCTCGCCGCCAAGCGCTACCGCGACCCGGAGCACCGGCTCTTCCACCGCGACGCCGGCTATCTGGAGGGACGGCGGGTACGCCGGTCCCGGGAGAACCGGGCGATGGAGGGGCGTACCGCGTTCGGCCGGCAGATGATCGCCGGTCAGTGGGCCGCCGCCGAGTTCGCCGCGCTGAGCCGGCTCTGGCAGGTGGGGCGGGAACTGGGCAGCATCGCCGTGCCGTACCCGGTGCAGTTGATCGGGACGGAGCTGATGCTCGAGTTCGTCGGCGATCCGGTGCAGGGGGAGGCGGCTCCCCGGCTGGCCCAGCTCCGGCCCGACCCGGTGCTGCTGCGCCAGCTCTGGGACCAGCTCGTCGACGCGCTGGTCGTACTGGCCCGGGCCGGGCTGGCGCACGGCGACCTCTCGCCGTACAACCTGCTGGTGCACGCCGACCGGCTGGTGCTGATCGACCTGCCGCAGGTGGTGGACGTGGTCGCCAACCCGGGCGGGCGGGAGTTCCTGGCCCGGGACGTACGGGTGGTGGCCGCCTGGTTCGCGGCGCGCGGACTCGCCGGCGAGCTGGTCGATCCGGGCGTACTGACCGGGCGACTGTTCCGGGAGGCGGGGCTGCGCTAGGGGTTCACTGGAGGTACTTCTCGACCTCGTTCACGCTGCGTGCTCCGGTGGTGTCCGGGTCGCTGCCGGCCTGCCGGGCGGCCCGGCGCCGTCGGAGCAGGTCCCAGCACTGGTCGAGCGACTCCTCCAGCTCGCGCAGCCGGGTCCGGTCGTCGTCGGTCGAGTTCTCGACCTGCTGGGCGTGGTTGCGGAGCCGGTGTTCCTCGTCGACCAGTTCGGAGATCCGGCTCAGAATCGTCCTGTCGTCCATGTCCAAGATCCTGGCACAGCGTCGAACCTGCCGCCCACCATCCGCGAGGCTGATGGGCGGCCCGGGCCGGCGCGTCGTCGGACGGGGTGGTCGGCACCGGTCGGCGGCGCGGTGCCCGGGGTCGGGCACGAGGTCGGCGACCCCGTCCCGGACCGCCGGAAGACATTCATTGACATAGTTCTCCGTGGTTCCT from Plantactinospora sp. BC1 carries:
- a CDS encoding thioesterase family protein gives rise to the protein MPDAFYLPTGDPERYVATPATEGPWSSGLQHGGPPCALLARAVERTPSSLEGAAQVSRLTVEFLGAVPVAEVEVRATVGRPGRSVELVEAELHAAGRVALRARVWRIRRTPVDLPAEAVTAPVVPPPRPAQPSRFTEPRWQIGYLRAIDWRFVEGHFERPGPASAWARQRIPLVAGEEPSPLQRVALLADSGNGLSRLLDMQRWWFINTELTLHLHRQPTEEWLHVRAGTTLDGYGSGLAETVLSDATGGLGRGAQALMVGRRSG
- a CDS encoding carbon-nitrogen hydrolase family protein, translated to MTQTTAGAPAAVLPVAAVQAEPEPGNVTGNAGSAARLVARAADEGARVVVLPELFLPAYHPPTLADDPAGTDVAADHDGRVADARLDPLRAVARDRRVVVVLGAAVRHPDGRRTCSALVVDRAGRVDAGYAKQHLWGPDENALFTPGRSGATLLVDGWRLGLGVCYDGCFPEHGRAAAADGAHGYLCPSGYLVGSEHRRDLYYRARALDNTMYVVFANAAGGAPPWRFNGGAAVYDPEGRVLGRAGDSGEAVVVARLDPAELHRVRDAHRMLADRLPEQGRVRTRLTG
- a CDS encoding DUF2630 family protein, coding for MDDRTILSRISELVDEEHRLRNHAQQVENSTDDDRTRLRELEESLDQCWDLLRRRRAARQAGSDPDTTGARSVNEVEKYLQ
- a CDS encoding TetR/AcrR family transcriptional regulator yields the protein MPRVSQDQLDARRQEILGAARACFARHGYEGATVRRLEEATGLSRGAIFHHFRDKDSLFLAVAEDDAAAMVATVARNGLVQVMRDLLAGATSPDTTGWLGSQLEVSRRLRTDPEFAQRWAERSASLAEATRDRLARQRDAGVLRDDVPIETLARFLELAYDGLVLQLAMARPAGDLGPVLDLVEEAVRRPEG
- a CDS encoding TIGR04222 domain-containing membrane protein, translated to MDALTLHTETWGVSGPVFLSGYLAIAGVVLLGTLAHRLLGFAGRRPPGAERLHPVQLAWLAGGDRLAVHATLGALRAAGAIGTAPQHRLTQTGPLPVPATPLDAAVHRAAAHGVPGRALDSDPQVLAALAALRADLTRSGLALPSSARPVARIGPVLLLGLVAVGLARLVAGLVGGQPVGYLGLSLLVLAPTSVVLLCVVPRRTRAADALLRDLRRQHRHLEPRHSPAYATYGAAGAALGVALFGTAALVEFDPAFAMEAEVQRAMSGSAAGGGWTAANTGGGSGGGDSSGGGDGSGGGCGGGCGGCGGCGG
- a CDS encoding serine protein kinase RIO, whose translation is MPRDYDDYSGSARSRGGRTTRRFDDDEPRFLKRNRHATTAAFDTNADTDTPDVGDRWSTWDQAVHGPEPHPDWLVTELAAVDTELGVLKTGKEADVHLVRRAVPDSDRSCLLAAKRYRDPEHRLFHRDAGYLEGRRVRRSRENRAMEGRTAFGRQMIAGQWAAAEFAALSRLWQVGRELGSIAVPYPVQLIGTELMLEFVGDPVQGEAAPRLAQLRPDPVLLRQLWDQLVDALVVLARAGLAHGDLSPYNLLVHADRLVLIDLPQVVDVVANPGGREFLARDVRVVAAWFAARGLAGELVDPGVLTGRLFREAGLR
- a CDS encoding HAD family hydrolase, translated to MPLLLLDLDNTLLDRAGPFRTWAQGFLDEIGAPESDIDWLLSVDADGLTNRWDVADAIRDRYRLRIPSIDLVEALHEGVVEYTRLDPLIACALRIADDAGWVPVAVTNGTQRQQEMKIRRTGLDRYLADWVISEEVGVSKPNPRIFALAAERVRMRLRGAWMVGDSPEADIGGAAAVGLPSVWLHRGRRWMERRYAPTKTVDGLIPAVATVLAA